From the genome of Miscanthus floridulus cultivar M001 chromosome 10, ASM1932011v1, whole genome shotgun sequence, one region includes:
- the LOC136488635 gene encoding uncharacterized protein, giving the protein MKEFILDSLLASGTREEWNIASTRGHLALLHRNMTTVMALEESVRSGVDFPRSVLIWHIATEICFHYDSRGDKEATASSYSDGLLKKQYKLMSRELSNYIMYLVFKCRVMLTTYSNVVHDETQQEIVKILSPSQSRRQQVINLAELLLSEEIKIDLEGSKEQDENTRVVDRDGEHKAKGQDEMKIDPEGSKEQDENTRVVDRDGEPKAKEQVEIVEIEHEEMSNNNFTAKVHMKKISQSAESLYSSPVLPCAREVAQQLISIKDEAQRWDLIAAVWAEMLYYTAPRCGAAFHAEHLATGGEFITHVFVLMYLLGPFMPPPGA; this is encoded by the coding sequence ATGAAGGAGTTCATCCTTGACAGTCTGTTAGCATCGGGAACAAGAGAAGAGTGGAACATTGCAAGCACCCGTGGCCATCTAGCACTTCTCCATCGCAACATGACCACAGTAATGGCATTAGAGGAGAGCGTCAGAAGTGGTGTTGATTTCCCAAGAAGCGTGCTTATATGGCACATTGCAACAGAGATTTGCTTTCATTATGACTCCAGAGGTGACAAGGAAGCCACCGCTTCCTCATATTCTGATGGATTGTTGAAGAAGCAATACAAGCTGATGAGCAGAGAGCTATCAAACTACATCATGTACCTTGTCTTCAAGTGCCGTGTGATGCTGACTACCTACTCCAATGTTGTACATGATGAAACCCAGCAAGAAATTGTAAAGATTTTATCACCATCCCAGTCGCGTCGACAACAGGTTATTAATCTAGCTGAGCTTCTTCTTTCTGAAGAAATCAAAATTGATCTTGAGGGATCCAAGGAACAAGATGAAAACACCAGGGTCGTCGATCGTGATGGAGAACACAAGGCAAAAGGacaagatgaaatgaaaattgATCCTGAGGGATCCAAGGAACAAGATGAAAACACCAGGGTCGTTGATCGTGATGGAGAACCCAAGGCTAAAGAACAAGTTGAAATTGTCGAGATAGAGCATGAAGAAATGTCCAATAACAACTTCACTGCTAAGGTTCACATGAAGAAAATCAGTCAGAGCGCTGAATCTCTATATTCTTCTCCAGTGCTGCCTTGTGCACGTGAGGTGGCACAGCAGCTGATTAGCATCAAGGATGAAGCTCAGCGGTGGGACCTCATTGCTGCAGTATGGGCAGAGATGCTTTACTATACGGCGCCTCGTTGCGGAGCTGCTTTCCACGCTGAGCATCTAGCCACCGGTGGTGAGTTCATCACACATGTTTTCGTTCTCATGTATTTGCTTGGTCCTTTCATGCCGCCCCCTGGTGCTTGA